From Panthera uncia isolate 11264 chromosome E1, Puncia_PCG_1.0, whole genome shotgun sequence, one genomic window encodes:
- the SLC35B1 gene encoding solute carrier family 35 member B1 isoform X1 yields MRPLPPVGDVRLELSPSPPLPLPAVSGSPVGSSGRLMAASSSLVPDRLRLPLCFLGVFVCYFYYGILQEKITRGKYGEGAKPETFTFALTLVFIQCVINAVFAKILIQCFDTARVDRTRSWLYAACSVSYLGAMVSSNSALQFVNYPTQVLGKSCKPIPVMLLGVTLLKKKYPMAKYLCVLLIVAGVALFMYKPKKVVGIEDHTVGYGELLLLLSLTLDGLTGVSQDHMRAHYQTGSNHMMLNINLWSTLLLGAGILFTGELWEFLSFAERYPTIIYNILLFGLTSALGQSFIFMTVVYFGPLTCSIITTTRKFFTILASVILFANPISPLQWVGTVLVFLGLGLDAKFGKGAKKTSH; encoded by the exons ATGAGGCCCCTGCCGCCGGTCGGCGATGTCCGGCTGGAGCTGTCCCCGtcgccgccgctgccgctgccggCTGTGAGCGGGTCTCCGGTCGGGTCGTCCGGGCGTCTCATGGCCGCTAGCAGCTCCCTGGTGCCCGACCGGCTGCGCCTGCCGCTCTGCTTCCTCGGCGTCTTTGTCTGCTATTTCTACTATGGGATCCTGCAGGAGAAGAT AACAAGAGGAAAGTatggggagggagccaaaccggAGACATTCACTTTTGCCTTAACCCTGGTCTTCATCCAATGTGTGATCAATGCTGTGTTTGCCAAGATCT TGATCCAGTGTTTTGACACCGCGAGGGTGGATCGCACTCGGAGCTGGCTCTATGCTGCCTGCTCGGTCTCCTATCTGGGTGCCATGGTCTCCAGCAACTCAGCACTACAGTTTGTCAACTATCCGACTCAG GTCCTTGGTAAATCCTGCAAGCCAATCCCAG TCATGCTCCTTGGAGTTACCCTCTTGAAGAAGAAGTACCCAATGGCCAAGTACCTGTGTGTGTTGCTAATTGTGGCTGGAGTGGCCCTTTTCATGTACAAACCCAAGAAAGTAGTTGGGATAGAAGACCACACAGTTGGCTACGGAGAGCTGCTTCTG tTACTGTCTCTGACCCTGGACGGACTGACAGGCGTTTCCCAGGACCACATGCGGGCTCACTACCAAACGGGTTCCAACCACATGATGTTGAACATCAACCTTTGGTCGACATTGCTGCTGGGAGCTG GAATCCTGTTCACTGGCGAGCTCTGGGAGTTCTTGAGCTTTGCCGAAAGATACCCTACCATCATCTACAACATCCTGCTCTTTGGTCTGACCAGCGCCCTGGGGCAG AGTTTCATCTTCATGACGGTGGTGTATTTTGGCCCCCTGACCTGCTCCATCATCACGACAACTCGCAAGTTCTTCACCATTTTGGCCTCTGTGATCCTCTTTGCCAACCCCATCAGCCCCCTGCAGTGGGTGGGCACCGTGCTCGTGTTCTTGG gTCTCGGTCTCGATGCCAAGTTTGGGAAAGGAGCCAAGAAGACGTCCCACTAG
- the SLC35B1 gene encoding solute carrier family 35 member B1 isoform X2 has translation MAASSSLVPDRLRLPLCFLGVFVCYFYYGILQEKITRGKYGEGAKPETFTFALTLVFIQCVINAVFAKILIQCFDTARVDRTRSWLYAACSVSYLGAMVSSNSALQFVNYPTQVLGKSCKPIPVTVSDPGRTDRRFPGPHAGSLPNGFQPHDVEHQPLVDIAAGSWNPVHWRALGVLELCRKIPYHHLQHPALWSDQRPGAEFHLHDGGVFWPPDLLHHHDNSQVLHHFGLCDPLCQPHQPPAVGGHRARVLGSRSRCQVWERSQEDVPLGTERLPSLQAYLSYYLRYGHLLGKWTQ, from the exons ATGGCCGCTAGCAGCTCCCTGGTGCCCGACCGGCTGCGCCTGCCGCTCTGCTTCCTCGGCGTCTTTGTCTGCTATTTCTACTATGGGATCCTGCAGGAGAAGAT AACAAGAGGAAAGTatggggagggagccaaaccggAGACATTCACTTTTGCCTTAACCCTGGTCTTCATCCAATGTGTGATCAATGCTGTGTTTGCCAAGATCT TGATCCAGTGTTTTGACACCGCGAGGGTGGATCGCACTCGGAGCTGGCTCTATGCTGCCTGCTCGGTCTCCTATCTGGGTGCCATGGTCTCCAGCAACTCAGCACTACAGTTTGTCAACTATCCGACTCAG GTCCTTGGTAAATCCTGCAAGCCAATCCCAG tTACTGTCTCTGACCCTGGACGGACTGACAGGCGTTTCCCAGGACCACATGCGGGCTCACTACCAAACGGGTTCCAACCACATGATGTTGAACATCAACCTTTGGTCGACATTGCTGCTGGGAGCTG GAATCCTGTTCACTGGCGAGCTCTGGGAGTTCTTGAGCTTTGCCGAAAGATACCCTACCATCATCTACAACATCCTGCTCTTTGGTCTGACCAGCGCCCTGGGGCAG AGTTTCATCTTCATGACGGTGGTGTATTTTGGCCCCCTGACCTGCTCCATCATCACGACAACTCGCAAGTTCTTCACCATTTTGGCCTCTGTGATCCTCTTTGCCAACCCCATCAGCCCCCTGCAGTGGGTGGGCACCGTGCTCGTGTTCTTGG gTCTCGGTCTCGATGCCAAGTTTGGGAAAGGAGCCAAGAAGACGTCCCACTAGGAACAGAGAGACTACCTTCACTTCAAGCATATTTAAGTTATTATCTCAGATACGGACATCTCTTGGGCAAATGGACACAATAG